The Endozoicomonas sp. 4G DNA segment AGTGCTATCTCAACCAGAGGCTGTTGCACCGGTGCTGCTGCAGCTTCAGCTGGAGTAGCAGCTTCAGCCGCAGTTGCAGTTGCAGTTGCAGTTGCAGCGTCCTCTGATTCTTCTGTTTTCTCTTCCTCTTTCTTTGCGACCAGCTCATTATCATGGTTCATGGCAAAGATCAGATGAGTCGTAGTCGAGTTGAGAGCAGAGGGGGCGATTTGCCCCATATGAGCATAATGGTTAGTAATGGCGTCCAGGAAGTCAGAATCTTTTGTCGTTTTAGCTCCGGCAATATTCTCCTCCCCTGGTGTTGGTAAAGGAACATCTGCCAGCAGTTTGGAGCAGGGACACGCCATAGTGATGAGGCCAAGGGCAGCAGCCCACAGTTTCGCCTTTTCACGACGGCAAAATATCGATTGTTTTGCTGTTTCAGGTAGCTGAGAAATTGAGTTAGTCATGACATCTGCCTTATCGGGTTTATGAACGCTCTGATAAAGTAGTCCATGGATTCCAGCAGTGCCCAATTTAGTGAACACTGCCCAGTCATTTTCCAGACGTTCAGCGGGTTAAGTATTAATCACTGTCCTGCTCGGCATGGTTCTGAGTAATAATTAGGGGACTCGCAGGGAATGGCTGAGCCTATGCTGCCTGGCGGTTCGGTCATGGTTCAAGAGTGTCAGCATGTTCCTGCTAATGGGAACTCTCAGGAGTAAGGTATTTCACATGAAACGAGCAATTGTTCTGGTAATGGATTCGTTTGGGATTGGCGCCAGCGCCGATGCCGATCAGTTTGGCGATGCCGGCTCAAATACCATTGGCCACATCGCCAGGGCCTGTGCACAGGGTGAGGCAGACATCGGTCGGGAAGGTGTGCTGGAATTGCCGATCCTGGCCAGTCTTGGTTTGTTGCAGGCGGCTAAAGATTCTTCGGGAGCCTTTCCCGCTGGCATGAACAACAATGTAAAGCTGATCGGTGCCCATGGTTACGCCAGGGAAATTTCCAGTGGCAAGGACACCCCCAGTGGCCATTGGGAAATGATGGGTGTTCCGGTTCTGTTTGACTGGGGCTATTTCAAGGATGAGAACAACAGCTTTCCCAGAGAGCTGCTGGAGCAACTGGTGGAGAAGGCTCGATTGCCGGGTGTCTTGGGTAATTGCCACGCTTCGGGAACAACCATTCTGGAAAACCTCGGCGAAGAACACCTGCGTACCGGCAAGCCTATTGTTTACACATCGGCAGACAGCGTTTTCCAGATTGCCTGCCATGAAGAGACTTTTGGCCTGGACAGACTGTATGAAGTCTGCAAAATCGCCCGTGAGCTCCTCGATCCTTACAATATTGGCCGTGTTATTGCCCGTCCTTTTGTGGGTGATGATGCCGGTGACTTCCAGCGAACCGGGAATCGTCGGGACTACTCGGTTCTGCCCCCTGCTCCCACTCTGCTGGATAAGCTGGTGGCCAGTGGTGGCGAAGTGGTCAGTGTTGGAAAAATCGCCGATATTTTTGCCCATCAGGGTATTACCAGAACGTTGAAGGCCACTGGCATTCCGGCTTTGTTTGAGGCCACCATGCAGGCTCTGGAATCAGCCCCGGATCGTTCCCTGGTCTTTACCAATTTCGTTGATTTTGATTCATCCTTTGGCCATCGTCGTGATGTGGCCGGTTATGCCAGGGCGCTGGAAGAGCTGGACGCCATGTTACCGAGACTGTTCAACGCCATGCAGGAAGACGATGTGCTGATCATCAGTGCCGACCATGGTTGTGATCCTACCTGGCACGGTACCGACCATACCCGTGAACATATACCCGTACTGGTTTATGGCAAAAAGGTGCCACCGGTTTCACTGGGTGGACGGGAGACCTTCGCAGATATTGGCCAGAGCCTGGCCGGTTTCTTTGATCTGGAGCCCATGGATTACGGCACCAGCTTTCTGTCGTAAGCTGAGCTGACTGTTTACCGGCCTGTCCATGGCCCGCTATTTCAAGCGCTCTTTTGCAGAGCCCCGGAGAGGAAAAAAATGACCCCTCATATTCATGCCAAACCCGGTACTTTTGCTGATGTCTGCCTGATGCCAGGTGATCCATTGCGTGCCAAATACATTGCCGAGAACTTTTTGCAAGGCGCTGAACTGGTAAACGACGTTCGTAATATGTTTGGCTACACCGGAACATATAAAGATCGTCGTATATCAGTGATGGGTTCCGGCATGGGCATTCCTTCAGCCTCCATTTACTACAAGGAGCTGATCACTGAATACGGTGTTAACAAACTGATTCGCGTGGGTTCCTGTGGTGCTATCTCTTCTGACGTGAAGCTGCGCGACATCGTGATTGGTATGGGTGCGAGCACTGATTCGAAAGTGAATCGTATCCGCTTTAACGACCATGACTTTGCCGCCATTGCCGATTTTGGCTTGCTGGAGAATGCGGTTAACAGTGCCCGTGACAAGAACATGCCGGTGAAGGTAGGCAATCTCTATTCTGCGGATCTTTTCTACAGCCCCGAGAATAACATGTTCGACATCATGGAAAAGCACGGCATCCTGGGTGTAGAAATGGAAGCCGCAGGTCTTTACGGCGTCTGTGCTGAGTTTGGTGCCAAAGGTCTGGCTATCTGCACCGTCAGTGATCATATTCGCAAGGGTGACGCGCTGTCTCCCGAAGACAGACAGACATCCTTTGACGAGATGATTGTGCTGGCCCTGGACTCTGTGCTGATGGGAGACTGATTACCATTGCTCCCGTCAGACATGCTTCTGAGTACTTAAGTTCCTGAGAATACCGCCTGGTCTCCTGGCATCCCGCCAGGAGCAAAACTGTTTGCAGTAATCGGTGACCGGGTCTCATAAACCATCGTTAATTCCTGACCCTTTTTTTGATAGGGCGCCAGCAGCTTCAGCATTTCAGGATCTTCTTTTATTCGGCTTTTCTGATCTTTTTGGTTGACCGGAATCAGCTGGTAATTATCCAGCGTTAACCGACCGTTTTTCCAGGTAAAGTCAGCCCTGCCAAGGTACTCTCCGTTAGCTCCGGCCTGCATGATCCAGGTA contains these protein-coding regions:
- a CDS encoding phosphopentomutase; translated protein: MKRAIVLVMDSFGIGASADADQFGDAGSNTIGHIARACAQGEADIGREGVLELPILASLGLLQAAKDSSGAFPAGMNNNVKLIGAHGYAREISSGKDTPSGHWEMMGVPVLFDWGYFKDENNSFPRELLEQLVEKARLPGVLGNCHASGTTILENLGEEHLRTGKPIVYTSADSVFQIACHEETFGLDRLYEVCKIARELLDPYNIGRVIARPFVGDDAGDFQRTGNRRDYSVLPPAPTLLDKLVASGGEVVSVGKIADIFAHQGITRTLKATGIPALFEATMQALESAPDRSLVFTNFVDFDSSFGHRRDVAGYARALEELDAMLPRLFNAMQEDDVLIISADHGCDPTWHGTDHTREHIPVLVYGKKVPPVSLGGRETFADIGQSLAGFFDLEPMDYGTSFLS
- the deoD gene encoding purine-nucleoside phosphorylase, producing the protein MTPHIHAKPGTFADVCLMPGDPLRAKYIAENFLQGAELVNDVRNMFGYTGTYKDRRISVMGSGMGIPSASIYYKELITEYGVNKLIRVGSCGAISSDVKLRDIVIGMGASTDSKVNRIRFNDHDFAAIADFGLLENAVNSARDKNMPVKVGNLYSADLFYSPENNMFDIMEKHGILGVEMEAAGLYGVCAEFGAKGLAICTVSDHIRKGDALSPEDRQTSFDEMIVLALDSVLMGD